One segment of Streptomyces sp. TG1A-8 DNA contains the following:
- a CDS encoding CDP-alcohol phosphatidyltransferase family protein has protein sequence MEVQETRVQTDRVLTIPNILSMARLVGVPLFLWLILRPEFGGPKSDGWALLVLAFSGVSDYLDGKLARRWNQISSLGRLLDPAADRLYVLSTLLGLTWREILPLWLTALLLARELVLLVMVGVLRRHGYPPPQVNFLGKAATFNLMYAFPLLLLSDGNGWIASLAAVFGWAFAGWGTTLYWWAGVLYVVQVRRLVRADAAAD, from the coding sequence GTGGAGGTCCAGGAGACGCGTGTCCAGACGGACCGGGTCCTCACCATCCCCAATATCCTCAGCATGGCCCGGCTCGTCGGCGTACCCCTCTTCCTGTGGCTGATCCTCAGGCCGGAGTTCGGCGGTCCCAAGAGCGACGGCTGGGCTCTCCTCGTGCTGGCGTTCAGCGGGGTCAGCGACTATCTGGACGGCAAACTCGCCCGGCGCTGGAACCAGATCAGCAGTCTCGGCCGGCTGCTCGATCCCGCCGCCGACCGGCTCTACGTCCTCTCCACGCTGCTCGGGCTCACCTGGCGCGAGATCCTGCCGCTCTGGCTCACCGCCCTGCTGCTGGCGCGAGAGCTGGTCCTCCTGGTGATGGTGGGCGTCCTCCGGCGCCACGGCTATCCGCCGCCGCAGGTGAACTTCCTCGGCAAGGCCGCGACCTTCAACTTGATGTACGCCTTCCCGTTGCTCCTCCTCAGTGACGGAAACGGATGGATCGCGTCACTCGCCGCAGTCTTCGGGTGGGCGTTCGCCGGATGGGGTACAACCCTCTATTGGTGGGCAGGAGTGCTTTACGTGGTACAAGTCCGCCGCCTGGTGCGCGCGGACGCCGCAGCCGATTGA